The genomic stretch aatgatacagcaactgtttttgggctataaagtgcttcaaaaaaagttttgaagtaagttttgaaaccaatgaaatcaatgcaaaattgtccaaaatgggcataagataggtttaaaaatactaataggtgatgggaaataggttttcacgcatccttcagtaacaatacACAgtgttgcatcaattaaaaaaaatttttttcgcttgttgaaatttctctaaatgggcatagaAAAGGTTAAAAATAATGATAGGAGATGAGAAATAGGTTTTCTCGCATCTGTGAGCAGGCCTCAACATCTTCGAATGAAGCACCAAAAGTAGAACACGCAACCCCTTCGTCTCACTCGCTGCTACTGAAACTTCGTAAACTCAGTTCGGCTGGTGCTTGCCGAAGAGAAGATGAACACTCTTCATATTCCACATGACTATTGCATGTGTAATCTTTTGCGTTCTGCTTTGCCTTCGTCTTTCAGTTGAAGTTAAAAACAACTTCAACTGACGAAAATATTGCTTaaaatgaatttctacaatcttcgccgtcgtcgtcgtcttcgaTATCGAACTGAAGTGACTATAGTCAGCTTCAATGAAATCGTCACTTGGATGGATGGACAAACAAAGCGTAAGTAGAGGAGTACATTAACCAGCGATAGGGTGAGTCGCCTTCACAGCGCAGACCGCGCCAGTATGTCCATGGCCTTAGAACATATAGGAGCAGGAACAAGCGCTaggaaaattaaactttaaagcTGATGTATGCGATTTGTAACATATTGTATTACATATGATTTGAATGTAAACGGGACGGGACGTAATGTAAACAATACTCACAATGAGACATGTAAAATGTAACGTGTAacatataatgtataatgtgtaACATGTAATTTGAAACATATAGCGTGTAACATGTAATGTGTAACATGAAGCGTGTAACATGTTTCACGCAACGATTTGTCAAGCCTGCAACAAAATACATCAATCACAGCACCCAACATGCTTGTCCTTACCTCACAGGTCAAAGCAAAGAAAATAACTTGCTTCAGTTCATCGTCATCATGCAGTTTACGATAAATTTTAAATcgtcaattgaagaaaaatctgcTCGAATCTGCTTTCTTCGTTGCTGCCTTGAAGCCTTAGTTCTAGCAGTTCAATCTGAACCGACGATACGAATACGCCGAAAATGAAACGACGAAACTGAAGGTATCGAGTGAAAGACGATTGTTTTGTGTTCATTGAAAGGGAGAGCGAAACAAAACTAAGTTGATATCAAGTCGGGTTGAAGACGAAGTTGAGTTGCGTCATAGTCGCTTGACGATGCACTCATGAAGGTGAAGATTAAAGGGCCTGTCTGTGAGTAAccaccaacagtcttgcatcaattaaaaaaattttttttgcttgttgaaaattgtcctaaatgggcataagaaaggtttaaaaatactgataggttatggaaaataggttttcaccaGGGGGTAGAAGTGGCTGTCAGATTGCCTATTGAAGAAGCGTACCCAACATCGCCTCCTTTGGGAACCAACCGTTGGTGCTTTGACATTTGCTCGCATGCGCAAGCAGCATTAGGGGAGAGTTGATAACCGCGTTAACAATTTGATTTTCGAGTTTGTTTGCTAGGTTTCAAGTATCTAGCAGATTATGTGATCTAaggaaaaatatgatttttatttcatgctGCGATAGCGTCATTAGTTTTGCGTGAAGTCAAAGTTAAATTTGAACTCATAGGTGAATCATACAACcgcaattttgcatgttgtaaagGTGTACTCTCAACTCACATGTGAATGATGCAGCTCGGATTATGTGAAAAACTTGCtaacagttttattttcaagattacccacaaacaaacaaaaaacgtcGGTGGTGCAGGATAATTTCCATCTGCAGATTATGCAATTTGCTTGCTTCTATAAGCCAATCAAAAGCAAGAATCAGTGTTCTTGCCAGTTCTGCCCAGCTGAATGCATTTCACAAACGCATGCGTAAGTTCTTAAGGAATACTGTTCCGAGCTCGTTACTTGTAGACAACATCGCTGAGTTGAATGTATCGGTTAGAGGATCCAATATTACAATAGATAGCTGCTCTCTTCTAATTGTTGTAAACAAACGACGCCATATTGGGTTACGATAAAACTGCTTGACTTCACCCCCttggttttcacgcatctttgagtaaccattgaCATTCTTgcatagataaaaaaaaattttttttgcttcgatataacgaaactcgatataacgtaacgaaaataaaaataaagttgccttatatcgagttATGACtgtatttgcgcagattttctcaagatatatgcagatttttgcaaACTCAGTGTCCAAGCACAAATTTTGAGTAGATTTTTTGTCGGATTCAACcgaagatgccagatgtttttgaaaaatgtctgcaactgctcgaatacCGGATAAATCtacttgaaattaaaaaaaaaaactatccgtCATGCTCGTGcaagcaaaagtctgtaaaaatctgcacacattttgagaaagtctgcgcaaataaAAGGAGACTGAaaaaaatttgcagaaactttttaaaatctgcaaatttctgctaatcaataaaaatctgcacacggtctctaaaaatctgcgttttgcagataaatcagctagctggcatctctatcttatttgctttgctccgttaggagctaacatcactgcggatccgcaatttgcgggccccattcgggttattcgcgttgaaagagatttcgaaggctgttcgcacctacgtgaactctcatatgcaattgtcaaaatgtgcgtgatgacaaaagcaaaaatatttccttccttctttttcgcatgcaaaaaccaaacaaatatcagcaacaccgtcaacgcgaattgacagatgctatgttatgcgtatgaaaagtggcggtgatatgctatctcgtttacacacacgctgagatgttagtcctcgaaacatggcgggatgccagcaGACCGAGATAAATCtacaccagagatgccagatgtttttggaaaatttctgcaactgctcgaaaaatcggaaaaatatgctcgaaatctgaaaaaattctacccgtgatccgaaaaaatttcgctcgcgcaggcaaaagtctgtaaacattttaagaaaatctgcgcaaatatcaggagactctgacaaaaatctgcagaaaccgtggaacaacaatctgcacacggactccaaattctgcgttttgcagacaaatctgcacatttggtatccctgatcTACACATCTCGCTTGTATCCCTGGATTCAACCAGACTTTTCCATCTTTCGAGCAATTGTagacatttttataaaacatttggCATCTCTGGTCAGTAGTTTTGTTGTAATCTGCGCTTCGTTTTGCTGATCATCGCTAAAAGTAAATTGTGTATCCGTTTTTGAGATTTTGTAGATAATCAGATTAGGACATCTTTCAAAAATGGCTGATAAagagaataaagaaaaatccAAAGTGGATTTGGGTTTATTAGAGGAAGATGACGAATTTGAAGAGTTTCCCGCAGAAGGTAACCTCACTTTTACAATAAGCGAATTAGTTTTACCTGGAATGTTAGGGACTTCTCATTCACAGAATGATTTCTAATAATAACTATATTGATtagaatttattttaattatacTTTCATATGTTTGCAGATTGGGCTGGTAATAAAGAAGATGAGGAGGAACTCAGTGTTTGGGAGGATAACTGGGATGATGATAACGTAGAGGATGATTTCAACCAGCAACTTCGATCTCAGCTTGAGAAACAAAAACCGACCCAAAATTAGGATTTGAAgattatgttcaaataaaatGGTATAAACTCTGTgaacatgttttattttatatacGTCCATCTATTTCGTCGTCTTCCTTTACAGCAATTTTAGTACCCAAAAATCGAAAGGCTTCAAACTGTCCAATTTTAATACTGTTTTTGTAATGATATGACTGGAAGCACACCTGACAGACATAGGCGGGGTCGAAAATGTGCTGATCGCTGTTTTTCACTATATAATTCGCCTCGCAGTGGCCGCATATATTGCATGGAATAGATCGAGGGAAGGCATAGGAATTCAGAACTGGATATCGCCTTCGCTCTAATATATCGGAAGGTGCAAGTAGGCGACAATCAGAaattacaaatatatgttcgcaATTTCCATGATGTTGATACACCTATACGGaaaattagtttatttcaaaaaaaaaaacaatttaatttttttttctatacctGCGGATATCCAAGACGGAAAACAAGATGTTCAAATTTAGTTTCCTGCATTGAACCTTTTTTCAGTTCACCAACGTGTTTTTGTCTATCAGCCCAATTTCTAATAGCCTCTGAATAATCTAGATTCATGGGATTCCTGAAATCGTTGTAGAAAGTATCATGTATAAAAAAGAAACCCGAATTTGAACGTAGATCGTCTTTTTCTTGTATGTCCACTTGTGGGTTTTCGCTGATGTCAAAGAACGGGCCCATGTCACATTGACAATATATTTTGTCACGCAGTTCACTGAGAAATTGCGACCCGAGGACGTAAAATTcttggtgaaatttggggtgaCCCAATCGTACTCCTGGTTTGTATTTGAATGGTTCATAGAATCTCACCTCCAACACCATTTCAGAAAAAGGTTCTAAGTCGGATAGTTCCTGATTGCCAGGTATCGTATACTTGTGTTTATTGTATCGAATTTTTGAATCCAgattttttctcacttttccaGTTATCTTCAAAGCATTTTGAACGCAGTTAAAACGATATGCTTTATCAGACACATCTATCGGTTTCTGGACGTTTTGTATTTTAGTTGGATGAAACGGAATTTTTCTAGGATCCTTGTCACTAGACAAGTGCTGTTCTAAATCGACGGCATGTAAAATGTCTTTAAACTGCTTCTCCGTTCCATGAAAATTAATGGCCATTCGAGTATCATCTTCTGTAGCCGGAATGCCACTCCAAGCAGTCGGAAAGATTTCTTGACGAAAATCATCGAGCGCCTGTTTTACGTTTATAAGTTTATTAGTCTTTGgtttgtatattttttccatCTTTTATCAAAACACATAAGTACTTTTTATGTTACAAATAAAAGACAAATCTATTGGTGAAAATCGACAATTTAATTTAGACAACAGTTTGTTTGCATCATTTGTAAACACATTCTGCTcgtgcagagatgccagatgtttttgaaaaatgtctgcaactgctcgaaaaaccggaaaaatgcgctcgaaatctgaaaaaatctatccatgatccgaaaaaatttcgctcgcgcaggcaagtctgtaaaaatctgcacacattttaagaaaatctgcgcaaatataaggagactcttacaaaaatctgcagaaaccgtggaaaaactgcaaatatctgcaaatcgataaatatctgcacacggactccaaaaatctgcgtttttcagacaaatctgcacatttggtatcactgTGCTCGTGTAAAAATGAGCTGCACTACCTGTacaatagatcattgcacacgaaaaataacctcacttttctgacacttcccacgggtttgtttacgAGGTGTTCTATTCATTTTTATTGTGATCGGAGTGAAAACAaatgatacgagtacgaaaaagatGGGAAAACTCTCTGCTTATGCGAATTCGTTACCGTGATCAAGGGAATgatatggtagccttcaagcgttacgaacatctatttctgtaccgtttgtctcaaaactactttttctgctgtcacagtttgcttcactttgctttggGACACAGTTAATGTATTAAATATCAattagaatatcacataccatgtgaaaaccttgaaaaattgctcaaaactgtctgatatgctaCTAATgattgcagtcaacatttagccggtttgcccgaatcaacataagataagggtaaactgcccattttgcgggtgccagtgccagtgatgttggtaacgcgtcaaatgtatggaagctgacagcgatgccattcccgtTACGGTGATCTTTTGGTTTATTCCTGGAAACGCAATTTTTAACAAGAAACGCTTTTCTATTCGAGCCGAAAATTtttctatgtaaacaaacccgcggtaactgtcaaatctctttcttcttcttgttttgtgacgtcatcgtgcaatgatctatacacaaatctagagaaacatttcaaaaggtcctatctgctttgatcgatctctttcattcaatcaccagcacttattgaacaccttttatgacacgttatttgcataatttgatagcggatggatcactctagccttctaaaCGAAAACagcgcttgggagagttactaagattgaaccattaccaaaatgaaaagatgctccggaaaaaacggaaaaatgatgaaagcagataggaccttttgaaatctTTATCTAGAAATATCACACTGACAAGCAGCGTTGCCACtatgttttaaataaaatctggcaaaacgtgAATAAAacgtctggcaaaaatctggcaCTCATTGGcggataaaaatcaaaaaaataaaaatcggcaAAAATCTGTCTCATTTTCAAATACATATCTGGCAGATTccgaggtttatctgtttgtctggcgcgcaaacaaaaatctggcaaaatccagatttatctggcatactggcAACGTTGCTGACAAGTAATAAACTACACGGTAAGtgtcgaaaacccattaatgggtattgTTTTTTTCTGTCATATGCGGGTGTCAAAACATGTGAAATGGGTAAAATTATACGCATTAAAAAGacatgttcttagaaaaaaatgggtcatttgtttacccattaatgggtgaaaaaatacttcaatcatcgttttagtttgctctgtcgatttgttcgcacgcgttacttctacgatctgttttgtttataatttgtcAACAATTGCAATGGAAGGACTTTAAAAGAGATTCGATACTGCGTCGTTTAAGAAGTTGCAAGGTAAACAGTATGTTATATcaagtattgaattttacaatgtgGGATTTTCTCATATTTGGTCTAGAATGTTTACTATCCGTATGGTATTGGCTTTGTTGCAGAGAATAGCGATTCTGACAATTGATGATAGCAGATAGAATATTCCTGTATTTGTAGATAAGTCAttttgcaaataattaaaaataattgagtTCAATTCACTTCTTTTCAAAATTTCCGTTTATTtaataatgggtaaaatttcacttttccttgagaaaattcatttctcaaaatTAGTGAAATTGTACCCAGTTTTTGAATTTAATCGGTATACCCGTTAATGGGTAAATCGAGTTTACCCTTTAAATGGGTTGGctcactttttggcgaaatggttgaaaaagtacccattaatgggttttcctTTCTTACGGTGCAGTGAACCTGTAtattatagcgaatttctttatttcaccagctcacctcgttttaaCCTGGAAGCGGACTccctgctgtcaaaacccttctttattcgct from Wyeomyia smithii strain HCP4-BCI-WySm-NY-G18 chromosome 3, ASM2978416v1, whole genome shotgun sequence encodes the following:
- the LOC129732503 gene encoding snRNA-activating protein complex subunit 3, whose amino-acid sequence is MEKIYKPKTNKLINVKQALDDFRQEIFPTAWSGIPATEDDTRMAINFHGTEKQFKDILHAVDLEQHLSSDKDPRKIPFHPTKIQNVQKPIDVSDKAYRFNCVQNALKITGKVRKNLDSKIRYNKHKYTIPGNQELSDLEPFSEMVLEVRFYEPFKYKPGVRLGHPKFHQEFYVLGSQFLSELRDKIYCQCDMGPFFDISENPQVDIQEKDDLRSNSGFFFIHDTFYNDFRNPMNLDYSEAIRNWADRQKHVGELKKGSMQETKFEHLVFRLGYPQVYQHHGNCEHIFVISDCRLLAPSDILERRRYPVLNSYAFPRSIPCNICGHCEANYIVKNSDQHIFDPAYVCQVCFQSYHYKNSIKIGQFEAFRFLGTKIAVKEDDEIDGRI